A genomic region of Saccopteryx bilineata isolate mSacBil1 chromosome 1, mSacBil1_pri_phased_curated, whole genome shotgun sequence contains the following coding sequences:
- the LOC136319740 gene encoding tumor necrosis factor receptor superfamily member 10B-like: protein MEGGRETSEEMVSWARGRSGQTWEDRGPSEEPGEDTELQEVVARESQAAPEQELQTAAPPAPGLQAQAEAAASLRHLEQEYKQQYFLQDTSCDAKNKICYEFVRNVPAKDWKMFMRLVGLGENDIDICEHENPGNLREQCYKMLVRWKNRLGRDAFPFTLMAALHKMELHEELHNIINHLVAENILGRHAETPY from the exons atggagggaggcagggagaccagtGAGGAGATGGTGTCCTGGGCCCGTGGCCGCAGTGGGCAGACGTGGGAGGACCGGG GACCCTCAGAGGAGCctggggaggacactgagctgcaggagGTGGTGGCCAGAGAAAGCCAGGCAGCCCCAGAGCAGGAGCTGCAAACTGCTGCTCCCCCGGCCCCGGGGCTGCAGGCTCAGGCTGAGGCGGCAGCCTCTCTCAGGCACCTGGAGCAG GAATATAAACAACAGTATTTTCTGCAGGACACGTCCTGTgatg CCAAGAATAAGATCTGTTATGAATTTGTACGTAATGTTCCGGCGAAAGACTGGAAGATGTTCATGAGGCTTGTCGGACTCGGAGAAAATGACATTGATATTTGTGAACACGAGAACCCAGGGAATCTGAGGGAACAATGTTACAAGATGCTCGTCCGCTGGAAGAACAGGCTGGGAAGGGACGCGTTCCCGTTCACACTCATGGCGGCCCTTCATAAAATGGAGCTCCACGAGGAATTGCACAATATTATAAACCACTTGGTTGCTGAAAATATCTTAGGTAGGCATGCAGAGACCCCATATTAG